From Candidatus Vondammii sp. HM_W22, one genomic window encodes:
- the rnr gene encoding ribonuclease R, whose amino-acid sequence MAKRTRKKTARDLDQYKRREANKYENPIPSREFIVEKLAELAAPMKMAALAEELDLSTEEDLEALRRRLNAMERDGQLVRNRRGGFCLVNSKDLIAGRVIGHSNGFGFLKPDEGGGDLFLSPRQMRVLLHDDRAVVRVVGVDNRGRKEAAVVEVLERGNHQVVGRLYLEHGLGFVVPDNKRIQQKIVVPSDDLKNAGHGQMVVAEIVEQPTKRTQPIGRIVEVLGEHMAPGMETDVAIRTHELPVEWPGAVESEISHLGKKVPEKAKKGRVDLRDLALVTIDGADARDFDDAVYCEAKPNGWRLLVCIADVSSYVMPGSALDKEARERGNSVYFPDRVIPMLPEVLSNGLCSLNPEIDRLCMVCDLYISKEGNIARSRFYEAVMRSHARLTYNEVADMLIEGDPELCKKHADLLPHLHELYTLYDVLHTSRSVRGAIDFDTTETRILFNDEHKVERIVPLERNDAHRIIEECMLAANVAAARLLLRKKLPALYRNHEGPKAEKLLNLKEFLGELALKLPGGEKPQTKDYADLLESVKGRPDAHLIQTVLLRSLSQAVYSAENQGHFGLAFPAYAHFTSPIRRYPDLIVHRAIKHLLISGTAEDFTYTQHDLQGLGEHCSSTERRADEATRDVASWLKCEYMMDKIGDLFDGIITSVTSFGIFVELDEIYVDGLVHITALNHDYYHFDPVGHRLTGERSGRIFRLGDSMRVQVAAVNLDDRKIDFVLDTDATPSADKPRRSRRRSRKKTSATVSEKPVSQKKQEKAKKKMAKKRVQKKDKTKKV is encoded by the coding sequence GTGGCAAAGCGCACACGTAAGAAAACCGCCAGAGATCTGGACCAATATAAGAGAAGAGAAGCGAATAAGTACGAGAACCCAATTCCCAGCAGGGAATTTATCGTGGAGAAGCTTGCTGAGTTAGCCGCTCCTATGAAAATGGCGGCGCTGGCAGAAGAGCTGGATCTGTCGACTGAAGAGGATTTGGAGGCCTTGCGCCGCCGTCTTAATGCCATGGAGCGGGATGGCCAACTGGTGCGTAATCGCCGGGGTGGCTTCTGTCTGGTAAACAGCAAGGATCTGATTGCAGGGCGTGTGATCGGGCACAGTAATGGTTTTGGTTTTCTCAAGCCGGATGAGGGGGGGGGGGATCTCTTTCTCTCACCCCGGCAGATGCGGGTGCTGCTGCATGACGACAGGGCAGTAGTCAGGGTGGTTGGCGTTGACAACCGGGGGCGTAAAGAGGCCGCTGTTGTTGAGGTACTGGAGCGCGGCAACCACCAGGTGGTTGGCCGTCTCTATCTGGAACATGGACTTGGCTTTGTGGTGCCGGACAATAAGCGCATCCAGCAGAAAATCGTCGTGCCTAGCGATGATCTGAAAAATGCCGGGCATGGCCAGATGGTGGTAGCGGAGATTGTTGAGCAGCCCACCAAACGCACCCAGCCTATCGGCCGTATTGTGGAAGTGCTGGGAGAGCATATGGCGCCGGGAATGGAGACGGATGTCGCTATCCGTACCCATGAGCTACCAGTTGAGTGGCCGGGTGCCGTCGAGTCTGAAATCAGCCATCTCGGTAAAAAAGTACCGGAAAAAGCGAAGAAGGGTCGGGTGGATCTGCGCGATCTTGCTCTGGTTACAATCGATGGTGCCGATGCCCGTGACTTCGACGATGCCGTTTACTGCGAAGCCAAGCCAAACGGGTGGCGTTTATTGGTTTGCATTGCCGATGTATCCAGCTATGTGATGCCCGGCAGCGCCCTGGATAAGGAGGCACGGGAGCGGGGCAACTCGGTCTATTTTCCCGACCGCGTTATCCCCATGCTGCCGGAGGTGCTTTCCAATGGCCTCTGCTCACTGAACCCTGAGATTGACCGCCTCTGCATGGTCTGCGATCTCTATATCAGTAAAGAGGGTAATATTGCCCGTTCGCGGTTCTATGAAGCGGTGATGCGTTCCCATGCACGGCTCACCTACAATGAGGTGGCTGATATGCTGATAGAAGGGGATCCTGAGCTTTGTAAAAAGCATGCTGATCTGCTGCCTCATCTGCATGAGCTCTACACCCTCTATGATGTGCTGCACACCTCCAGAAGCGTAAGGGGCGCTATCGATTTTGACACGACAGAAACCCGTATCCTGTTTAACGATGAACATAAGGTGGAGCGTATTGTGCCGCTGGAGCGCAACGATGCCCATCGTATTATTGAAGAGTGCATGCTGGCGGCCAATGTGGCAGCTGCAAGGTTGTTGCTACGCAAGAAATTGCCAGCTCTTTACCGCAACCATGAAGGGCCCAAGGCTGAAAAACTGCTTAATCTGAAGGAGTTTCTTGGTGAGTTGGCATTGAAGCTTCCCGGTGGCGAGAAACCTCAGACCAAGGACTATGCCGATCTGTTGGAGTCTGTGAAAGGTCGGCCTGACGCCCATTTGATCCAGACAGTTTTATTAAGGTCACTCTCTCAGGCAGTCTATAGTGCTGAGAATCAGGGGCACTTTGGTTTGGCTTTTCCGGCCTATGCCCATTTTACCTCACCCATCAGGCGTTATCCGGATTTGATTGTTCACCGTGCTATCAAGCATCTACTGATCAGTGGCACTGCGGAGGATTTCACCTACACCCAACATGATCTCCAGGGGTTGGGAGAGCACTGTTCATCCACCGAGCGCAGAGCCGATGAGGCAACCCGGGATGTTGCATCCTGGCTCAAGTGCGAATATATGATGGATAAGATCGGTGATTTGTTTGACGGCATCATTACCAGTGTCACCTCATTCGGTATTTTTGTGGAGCTGGATGAGATCTATGTGGATGGCTTGGTGCATATTACGGCTCTGAATCATGACTATTACCACTTCGATCCGGTTGGGCACCGTTTGACCGGTGAGCGTTCCGGGCGAATTTTCAGGTTGGGTGATTCAATGCGGGTTCAGGTTGCCGCCGTCAATCTGGATGACCGGAAGATCGATTTTGTGCTGGATACTGATGCAACCCCAAGTGCTGACAAACCCCGCCGTAGTCGAAGACGTAGCCGGAAAAAAACATCTGCCACTGTATCTGAAAAACCGGTATCTCAGAAAAAACAGGAAAAGGCGAAAAAGAAGATGGCGAAGAAGCGGGTGCAAAAAAAGGATAAAACCAAAAAGGTATAA
- a CDS encoding tyrosine-type recombinase/integrase produces the protein MQRDPIAAVRLDILSPQHFADWRDRRLETVSNASVRREWNILPSAMNIAVREWEWISKNPLPKVTKPPPTKARERLITQDEIDQVLYAAGDNYDNLISRAGLAFLFAIETGMRAGEIAGLRKVDIDLSQRVAHLPETKNGTYKKHPSVH, from the coding sequence ATGCAGCGCGATCCTATTGCCGCTGTACGGCTCGATATCCTTTCACCGCAGCACTTTGCAGACTGGCGCGATAGACGCCTGGAAACAGTCTCTAACGCGTCTGTTCGTCGTGAGTGGAATATCCTGCCAAGCGCCATGAATATCGCTGTCAGGGAATGGGAATGGATATCTAAGAACCCACTGCCAAAAGTAACCAAGCCACCGCCAACAAAAGCCAGAGAGCGGCTGATAACCCAGGATGAGATTGACCAGGTACTCTATGCCGCAGGGGATAATTACGATAACCTGATATCAAGAGCAGGACTGGCCTTCCTGTTTGCCATTGAAACCGGCATGAGGGCTGGAGAGATTGCCGGACTGAGAAAGGTCGATATTGATTTAAGTCAAAGAGTGGCGCATCTGCCAGAAACCAAAAACGGCACATACAAGAAACATCCCTCTGTCCACTGA
- a CDS encoding helix-turn-helix domain-containing protein codes for MLMHLLHWRLSYRDIGRRLVRHHTISREVKRNGRLMACY; via the coding sequence ATGCTTATGCACCTTTTACATTGGCGTTTAAGTTATCGAGATATTGGTCGTCGTTTGGTTCGTCATCACACCATCTCACGTGAAGTGAAACGCAATGGTCGACTCATGGCCTGTTACTAG
- the leuA gene encoding 2-isopropylmalate synthase — protein MKPFDHRKYRPAPAVPLASRQWPEHAIERAPIWASVDLRDGNQALLEPMNVGQKRRLWNLLVELGFKEIEIGFPSASQPDYDFVRWLIEEGRIPQDVTVQALVQAREELIARTFESLKGARLAIVHVYNSVSTVQRERVFGKGKEGITAIARHGAELLRQEAEKYPETEWVFQYSPESFTSTEMDYAVEVCEAVLDEWQPTPERPCIINLPATVEVATPNLFADQVEYFATHISRRDSIILSVHTHNDRGCAVGAAELALLAGADRIEGTLLGNGERTGNCDIVTMAMNLYSQGVNPQLDLSNPDQIIQVATECTGMPVHPRHPWVGELVYTAFSGSHQDAINKCLHLQQPDKPWQVAYLPIDPKDLGRDYQAVIRVNSQSGKGGVAFVLERDYGLRLPRWIQVELAQQVQRVSERKTGEIESSEIHRLFLQYFIPDQEQLQLLGYRLNHDSRDVIEATVLNNGSKQQLHGEGEGAISAFVDAWVRHSGQHLNVVDYSEHAIGEGTDAEAVAYVQLNVGGERVSGVSFDHDTVSASLKAVLSALNRAQMEQVVAA, from the coding sequence GTGAAACCGTTTGACCACCGCAAATACCGTCCCGCACCTGCGGTCCCGTTAGCTAGTCGCCAGTGGCCGGAGCATGCTATTGAGCGAGCGCCTATCTGGGCCAGTGTTGACCTGCGTGACGGTAATCAGGCACTGCTGGAACCGATGAATGTCGGGCAGAAGAGGCGGCTCTGGAATTTGTTGGTCGAGCTTGGTTTTAAGGAGATCGAGATCGGTTTTCCCTCAGCCAGCCAGCCGGACTATGATTTTGTTCGCTGGTTGATCGAGGAGGGCCGGATTCCTCAGGATGTGACGGTACAGGCACTGGTCCAGGCCAGGGAAGAGCTTATTGCCCGGACTTTTGAATCCCTTAAAGGGGCGCGCCTGGCGATTGTCCATGTCTATAACTCCGTATCTACCGTGCAACGTGAACGGGTGTTCGGGAAAGGCAAGGAGGGAATTACTGCTATTGCCCGCCATGGTGCTGAGCTTTTACGCCAGGAGGCAGAGAAGTACCCCGAGACTGAGTGGGTGTTCCAGTATTCACCGGAAAGCTTTACCAGTACCGAGATGGATTACGCGGTAGAGGTGTGTGAAGCAGTGCTGGATGAGTGGCAACCAACGCCGGAACGCCCCTGTATTATCAATCTGCCGGCCACAGTCGAAGTCGCTACACCGAACCTGTTCGCAGATCAGGTGGAGTACTTTGCCACGCATATCAGCCGACGTGACAGCATTATTCTCTCGGTGCATACCCATAATGACCGGGGCTGTGCCGTCGGTGCTGCCGAACTGGCACTTTTAGCCGGCGCTGACCGGATTGAGGGCACGCTGCTCGGGAATGGCGAGCGGACGGGAAATTGCGACATAGTGACCATGGCAATGAACCTCTATAGTCAGGGGGTGAACCCGCAACTGGATCTCTCCAATCCGGATCAGATTATCCAGGTGGCGACAGAGTGTACCGGCATGCCGGTACACCCCAGGCACCCCTGGGTGGGCGAACTGGTTTATACTGCCTTTTCCGGCAGTCATCAGGATGCAATTAATAAATGTCTCCATCTGCAGCAACCGGATAAACCCTGGCAAGTAGCTTACCTGCCGATCGATCCAAAGGACCTAGGTCGTGACTATCAGGCGGTAATTCGGGTAAACAGTCAGTCGGGCAAGGGTGGTGTCGCATTTGTGCTGGAGCGCGACTATGGCCTCAGGCTGCCGCGCTGGATACAGGTGGAGCTGGCTCAGCAGGTTCAGCGGGTCAGTGAACGGAAAACCGGTGAGATTGAGAGTAGTGAAATCCACAGGCTGTTTCTGCAGTACTTTATTCCTGATCAGGAGCAGTTGCAACTGCTTGGCTACCGATTGAATCACGACAGTCGTGATGTGATCGAAGCCACAGTGCTTAACAACGGCAGCAAGCAACAACTGCATGGTGAAGGCGAGGGCGCTATCTCTGCATTTGTCGATGCCTGGGTTCGTCACAGCGGCCAACACCTTAATGTTGTCGATTACAGTGAACATGCCATTGGCGAAGGCACTGATGCAGAGGCAGTGGCCTATGTTCAGCTTAATGTGGGTGGTGAGCGGGTGTCAGGCGTATCCTTCGATCACGACACCGTCAGTGCTTCGCTCAAAGCGGTTTTATCTGCATTGAACAGGGCGCAGATGGAGCAGGTTGTTGCGGCATGA
- a CDS encoding Lrp/AsnC family transcriptional regulator produces MKIDRYDRRILELLQQDGRISNQDLAEQIGLSQSPCLRRVRALEENGLITGYRALVDAKMLGLSLQALIHISMDRHTPERFSNFDATVKALPEVLECLLITGQDADYQLKVIVRDMEAYQSLLLNKITRIKGVTGVHSSFVMRQVVDRTAIPLP; encoded by the coding sequence ATGAAGATTGATCGTTATGATCGCAGGATTCTAGAACTCCTGCAGCAGGATGGCCGAATCAGCAACCAGGATCTGGCCGAGCAGATCGGCCTCTCCCAGTCACCCTGCCTGCGTCGGGTCCGCGCCCTTGAGGAGAACGGGCTGATAACTGGCTACCGGGCACTGGTGGATGCAAAAATGCTGGGATTGAGCCTGCAGGCACTGATCCACATCTCGATGGACCGCCATACACCGGAGCGTTTCTCCAACTTTGATGCAACGGTAAAAGCGCTGCCAGAAGTACTGGAGTGTCTGCTGATCACCGGGCAGGACGCCGATTATCAACTTAAAGTGATCGTACGGGATATGGAAGCATATCAATCGCTACTGCTGAATAAGATCACCCGCATAAAAGGTGTCACCGGAGTTCACTCCAGTTTTGTCATGCGCCAAGTGGTGGACAGAACGGCAATTCCCCTGCCCTAA
- a CDS encoding transposase encodes MKAGDSPEAWGDNKCRQKKAPWTMKHGKTHYGYKSHIRIDRQYKVIRKYVIASAEVHDFAQQANRLARSIGQGSVKIPGSPDLLETIGLCQVFRDSLKIIAGEMVHNSVRLITVKNVPSSRKLKRPQA; translated from the coding sequence ATCAAAGCTGGGGACAGCCCTGAGGCATGGGGTGATAACAAATGCCGCCAGAAGAAGGCCCCCTGGACCATGAAGCATGGCAAAACCCACTATGGGTACAAAAGCCACATCAGAATAGATCGGCAGTACAAGGTCATTCGCAAGTACGTCATCGCATCAGCAGAAGTTCACGATTTTGCCCAGCAGGCCAATCGACTAGCGCGTAGCATCGGGCAGGGCAGCGTGAAGATACCGGGCTCTCCGGATTTGCTAGAGACTATCGGGCTTTGTCAGGTTTTTAGAGATTCCCTTAAGATCATAGCCGGAGAAATGGTGCACAATTCTGTGCGGTTGATAACGGTAAAGAATGTGCCTAGTTCAAGAAAATTGAAGAGGCCACAGGCATAA
- a CDS encoding transposase produces the protein MAVRRVGFYDAKTNKHNVFITNHLDWSAKIIADIYKQRWQVELFFKWIKQNLKIKAFMGNTDNAVMTQVWVVLCIYLILAYLKFQARISQSLQQMSRLIHLDLFAKRDLIQLFRPRRICR, from the coding sequence ATGGCGGTCAGACGAGTCGGTTTTTATGATGCCAAAACCAATAAGCATAATGTCTTCATTACCAACCACCTTGACTGGTCAGCAAAGATTATTGCCGATATTTACAAGCAACGCTGGCAGGTTGAGTTGTTCTTTAAATGGATTAAGCAGAATCTCAAGATCAAAGCCTTTATGGGTAACACGGATAATGCTGTCATGACGCAGGTTTGGGTGGTGCTATGTATTTACCTGATACTGGCGTACTTAAAATTCCAGGCAAGAATCAGCCAAAGTCTTCAGCAGATGAGTCGACTGATCCATCTGGATTTATTTGCTAAGCGAGACTTGATACAGCTGTTTAGGCCCCGCCGGATCTGCAGATAG
- a CDS encoding IS3 family transposase (programmed frameshift), producing the protein MKKKRYREEQIIGAIKQHESGVKVDDICRQFGISTGCFYNWRSKYAGMDVSEAKRLKELESENNKLKKLLAEKMLEAEAMKDVLFKKVVKPADRKQIVSYLKSLFKLSERRACQLVGLSRTAFRYVTQWGKDEPLRKRLLELAKKHPSYGYLFLHGLLRGEGLVKNKKRTYRVYNEEGLQVRTKKRKKIIRPRMPTIMPIGKNIRWSMDFVSDQLANGRRFRVFNVIDHYSREVIGQLSDFSINGHQVARFLTQVIELRSAPDQIICDNGTEFTSKAMFYWQKESGVKLGFIQPGKPTQNAFVESLNGKFRNECLNQHWFRSIDDARHEIDQWREHYNHVRPHSALNYLSPVAFVNRAA; encoded by the exons ATGAAGAAGAAGCGTTACAGAGAAGAGCAAATTATTGGTGCCATCAAGCAGCATGAGTCAGGGGTAAAAGTTGATGACATTTGTCGTCAGTTCGGCATTTCAACCGGGTGCTTTTATAACTGGCGAAGCAAATACGCCGGGATGGATGTCTCAGAAGCCAAACGGCTCAAAGAGCTTGAAAGCGAAAACAACAAGCTTAAGAAGTTACTTGCCGAGAAAATGCTTGAAGCTGAGGCGATGAAGGATGTGCTCT TCAAAAAAGTGGTAAAGCCTGCTGATAGAAAACAAATCGTGAGCTACCTTAAGTCGCTGTTCAAATTAAGTGAGCGTAGAGCTTGCCAATTAGTAGGCTTAAGTAGAACCGCTTTTCGGTACGTTACTCAATGGGGAAAAGATGAGCCTCTACGCAAACGGTTACTTGAGCTGGCAAAAAAGCATCCGAGTTATGGTTATTTGTTTTTACATGGCCTCCTGAGAGGAGAGGGGCTTGTGAAAAACAAGAAGCGGACCTACCGAGTCTATAACGAAGAAGGTCTTCAAGTGAGGACTAAAAAACGCAAGAAGATAATACGACCAAGAATGCCAACGATTATGCCCATTGGTAAAAATATACGCTGGTCAATGGATTTTGTCAGTGATCAGTTGGCTAATGGTCGCCGCTTTCGAGTATTTAATGTGATTGATCATTACTCAAGAGAAGTTATTGGCCAGCTCTCTGACTTCTCGATCAATGGTCACCAGGTCGCTCGTTTTTTAACTCAGGTGATTGAGCTAAGGAGCGCTCCGGATCAAATAATCTGCGACAACGGTACTGAGTTTACTAGCAAGGCGATGTTCTACTGGCAAAAAGAAAGTGGCGTTAAGCTAGGTTTTATTCAGCCAGGTAAGCCTACTCAGAATGCGTTTGTAGAAAGCTTAAACGGTAAATTCAGAAATGAATGCTTAAATCAGCATTGGTTCAGGTCCATTGATGACGCTAGACATGAAATTGATCAATGGCGAGAGCACTACAATCACGTGCGGCCTCATAGCGCATTAAATTATTTGTCACCTGTGGCCTTTGTGAATAGGGCCGCTTAG
- a CDS encoding GNAT family N-acetyltransferase has translation MTSKLSTDWQKLIKSGDRIFIGSNAAVPNVLIQDLIDNAGPLRDIEVVHILTMGKNAWVNKKYRDLFRVNSLFLGPGTRRAVAGGYADYTPCFLSEIPGLFKDQILPLDAALVSVSPPDKHGYCSLGVSVDVVSSACRYARQIIAQINPKMPATNGHSFIHMSQIDAWMEAEEPLFELEDPEIDRVTEQIGQYVSMLIEDGATLQLGIGKIPNAVLHYLSNHKDLGVHSEMFSDGIIELINSGVINNRRKTFHRGKTITTFCLGTQRLYDFVHQNPHVEFYPSEHVNNPANIAKNDRMVSINGAIEVDLTGQVVADSLGFRFYSGIGGQVDFIRGAAMSKGGRPIIALPSTSKNGTVYKIVPFVTQGSGVATSRGDVHYMVTEYGIATLRGKSIRERALELIQVAHPKFRDELLREVRKHYWVPDYQLQKPTDVPEWGNMEVRKLKLKDGERYNLRPLQPSDERLLQEFFYSHTKETLLMRYSHHPKQMSREKASALVAVDQAKDLALCITQSKGPREEIEAIGRFYYLEQSNAAEVAFVVREALRGRGLARRLLKEIIAIGRQRGLSKLTASVRADNKPMLRVFAKNGFVRMPVSDMQEVVLELALDEE, from the coding sequence ATGACAAGCAAACTTTCCACTGATTGGCAGAAGCTCATCAAATCGGGCGACCGGATCTTCATTGGCTCAAATGCCGCAGTGCCCAATGTGCTGATACAGGATCTGATCGACAATGCCGGCCCGCTTCGTGATATCGAGGTGGTGCACATTCTGACCATGGGTAAGAATGCATGGGTCAATAAGAAATACCGTGATCTGTTTCGGGTCAATTCGCTGTTTCTCGGTCCAGGAACCCGGCGTGCGGTGGCTGGCGGCTATGCCGACTACACCCCCTGCTTCCTCTCCGAAATACCGGGCCTTTTCAAAGATCAGATATTGCCGCTGGATGCGGCGCTGGTATCCGTCAGCCCACCCGACAAACACGGCTACTGTTCGCTCGGTGTTTCAGTGGATGTGGTCTCATCAGCCTGCCGCTATGCACGCCAGATCATCGCGCAGATCAACCCGAAAATGCCGGCCACAAACGGTCACAGTTTTATCCACATGAGCCAGATCGATGCCTGGATGGAAGCGGAGGAGCCGCTGTTTGAACTTGAGGATCCGGAGATTGACCGGGTTACCGAACAGATCGGTCAATATGTCTCCATGTTGATCGAAGATGGTGCCACGCTGCAACTCGGCATCGGTAAGATTCCCAATGCGGTGCTGCACTATCTGAGCAACCACAAGGATCTTGGGGTGCACTCGGAGATGTTCAGTGACGGTATTATTGAGCTGATCAACAGTGGAGTGATTAACAACCGGCGTAAGACTTTTCACCGTGGCAAAACCATTACCACTTTCTGTCTTGGTACGCAGCGGCTCTACGATTTTGTACACCAGAACCCGCATGTCGAATTCTATCCGTCTGAGCACGTCAATAACCCGGCTAACATCGCCAAGAACGATCGCATGGTCTCGATCAATGGTGCCATCGAGGTGGATCTGACTGGTCAGGTGGTGGCTGACTCCCTGGGCTTCCGTTTTTACAGCGGCATTGGCGGCCAGGTCGATTTCATCCGTGGGGCGGCCATGAGCAAGGGAGGGCGTCCGATCATCGCACTGCCGTCGACTTCCAAGAACGGGACTGTCTACAAGATCGTTCCCTTTGTGACCCAGGGCTCCGGGGTGGCCACCTCACGCGGCGATGTACACTACATGGTTACCGAGTATGGCATTGCCACATTGCGCGGCAAAAGCATCCGCGAACGGGCATTGGAACTGATTCAGGTGGCTCATCCGAAGTTTCGCGACGAACTGCTGCGCGAAGTACGCAAGCACTATTGGGTGCCGGACTATCAGCTGCAGAAGCCGACCGATGTCCCTGAATGGGGCAACATGGAGGTGCGCAAACTGAAGCTGAAGGATGGTGAACGCTACAATCTGCGCCCATTGCAGCCTTCTGACGAGCGGCTGCTTCAGGAGTTTTTCTACTCGCACACCAAAGAGACTCTGTTGATGCGCTACAGCCACCATCCAAAGCAGATGTCTCGGGAGAAGGCGTCTGCGCTGGTGGCCGTCGATCAGGCGAAAGATCTGGCACTCTGTATCACCCAGTCGAAGGGTCCACGTGAAGAGATTGAAGCGATTGGTCGTTTCTACTATCTGGAGCAGAGTAATGCCGCCGAGGTTGCCTTTGTGGTCCGGGAGGCACTAAGGGGGCGTGGTCTGGCTAGGCGGCTACTGAAGGAGATTATCGCTATTGGCCGTCAACGCGGCCTCAGCAAACTGACCGCCAGCGTGCGTGCCGATAACAAACCGATGTTGAGAGTGTTTGCCAAAAATGGCTTTGTGCGGATGCCGGTCAGCGACATGCAGGAAGTTGTACTGGAGTTGGCGCTCGACGAGGAGTAA
- the sthA gene encoding Si-specific NAD(P)(+) transhydrogenase, producing MTIKHYDAIMIGSGPGGEGAAMKLTKSGRQVAIVEKHAQVGGGSTHWGTIPSKALRHNIQMLVDYKRNPLFQHTVEQINIDYPQLLTAADSVIQNQVATRYRYYARNKVEIIYGIASFIDAHTLAVINPDGSEDKVEADNFVIATGSSPYHPQDIDFSHPRIHDSDSILSLARTPKSLTIYGAGVIGCEYASIFCNLDVKVNLVDTRDRLLSFLDNEITDALSYHLRNQGVVIRHNEAFDQVEPMADGVVLHCKSGKKFKTDILLWANGRSGNTAGMDLEEIGLEVNHRGQIKVDKTYMTACSHIYAVGDVVGLPGLASASYDQGRFVGAHIVDGECDWSMIEDFPTGIYTNPEISSLGRTERELTEQQVPYEVGHAMFKSIARAQITGHTVGMLKILFHRETLEILGIHCFGETAAEIIHIGQAIMAREGAANSLLYFTETTFNYPTMAEAYRVAALNGLNRIF from the coding sequence ATGACAATAAAACATTATGACGCCATTATGATTGGCAGTGGGCCTGGTGGCGAAGGTGCCGCCATGAAGTTGACCAAATCGGGCCGTCAGGTCGCCATTGTTGAAAAACATGCCCAGGTCGGAGGCGGGAGCACGCACTGGGGAACTATCCCGAGCAAAGCGCTCAGGCACAACATCCAGATGCTGGTTGATTACAAAAGAAACCCTCTCTTCCAGCACACGGTTGAACAGATCAATATTGATTACCCTCAGCTTTTGACCGCTGCCGACTCGGTGATCCAGAATCAGGTCGCTACACGTTACCGCTACTATGCCCGTAATAAGGTAGAGATCATATACGGTATCGCAAGCTTTATTGATGCGCATACTCTGGCAGTGATTAACCCTGATGGCTCGGAAGACAAGGTCGAGGCCGATAACTTTGTTATTGCTACCGGCTCTTCACCCTATCATCCACAGGATATCGATTTCAGCCATCCCCGTATTCATGACAGTGATTCCATTCTCTCTCTGGCGCGCACCCCGAAGTCACTGACTATCTATGGTGCCGGAGTGATCGGCTGCGAATACGCCTCCATTTTTTGCAACTTGGATGTAAAGGTGAATCTGGTTGATACTCGTGACCGCCTGCTCTCTTTTCTGGATAATGAGATCACCGATGCCCTGAGTTACCATCTGCGAAACCAAGGTGTTGTGATTCGGCATAATGAGGCGTTCGACCAGGTTGAACCGATGGCTGATGGTGTGGTTCTTCACTGCAAGTCGGGGAAAAAATTCAAAACCGATATTCTGCTTTGGGCCAATGGCCGATCGGGAAACACTGCCGGAATGGACCTGGAAGAGATTGGCTTGGAGGTTAATCACCGTGGACAGATCAAGGTGGACAAGACTTACATGACCGCCTGTTCTCATATCTATGCGGTGGGTGATGTTGTCGGTCTCCCGGGGTTGGCCAGCGCCAGTTATGATCAAGGCCGGTTTGTGGGTGCCCATATTGTCGATGGTGAATGTGACTGGAGCATGATTGAAGACTTTCCCACGGGTATTTATACCAACCCTGAAATCAGCTCACTCGGCCGTACTGAAAGAGAGTTGACCGAACAGCAGGTACCTTATGAAGTGGGGCATGCCATGTTCAAGAGTATTGCCCGTGCCCAGATTACCGGTCATACCGTTGGCATGCTGAAGATACTGTTCCACAGAGAGACCCTTGAGATTCTGGGTATCCACTGCTTTGGAGAGACAGCGGCGGAAATTATTCATATTGGCCAAGCCATCATGGCCCGGGAAGGGGCCGCTAACAGCCTGCTCTACTTTACTGAGACCACATTTAACTATCCCACAATGGCGGAGGCTTACCGGGTCGCTGCTCTAAACGGGTTGAACAGAATTTTTTAA